GGGGGCGATCTCGGTCAGGGCCTCGTAGATGGCCTTGGGGCTGGACTTGCCGGCCTTGACGTCCTTGTAGCGCTCGGGCCGGACGGAAAGCTGCCGCAGGTTGGCCTTGTCGAAGCCGATCCGCTCCAGTTCCTGGGAGACATCGCGGCGCGCGTTGTCGAAGGCTTCGGAAGGGCCGCCCGAGTGGGCGTGCCAGTCGCCGGCCACGACCACCGCGGCCCAGTCGGAGAAGGGGCCCGTCGCCGCAAAGGCCGGGGCCGTCCAGCCGAGCAGCAGGACGATCAGGACGCCGAGGAAACCGCGGCGCGCGCCCATGCTACTTCTTGTAGCTCTGGAAGGGGGTGGGGACCGCCGTGCCCGTGGCCTTGGCCACCAGTCGGCCGTCGGCGTCGTAGAGCTCGCCCTCGGTGAAGGCGATGGTCCGCCCCCACTTGGCCACCCGGCCGATACCCTTCAGGACGCCAGGCATGGCGGGGCGGAAGAAGGTGGTCTTCATCTCGGCGGTAGGAGCGACATGGGTCATGCCCGAGGCCACCATGCAGGCCGTCGACATGGCCTCGTCCAGCATGGCGCAGAGGTAGCCGCCCTGGATCTGCTTCATCGGGTTGAGCAGCAGTTCGGCCCGGGCCTCGAAGGCCACCTCCACCGACTTCTCGGCCTGGCTGACGGCCACCATGCGGAAGCCCAGGGTCTGGGAGCCGGTGGGCTGGTTCTTGGAACGCAGGAAGCGCGCCAGGATCGCCTCGTCGGTCAGGGCCTCCGGGGCTGCGACGTCGGTCATGGTCGGGGGCTCACTTCTTGCGGAATTGGTCCAGGGAAACGACGTTGGCCGCTTCCGGATCGACATCGGCGGCGTCCGTCGCGGGCGCGGCCTTCTCGGCGGCCGGAGCCCGGACCTCGCCGGCCACCGGCGTGGGCTCGAAGGACAGCAGGAACTGGACGCTGGGGTCGTAGAACCGGGTCACCGCCGCATAGGGCACAGACAGCCGCTTGGGCTGGCCGCCGAACTTCAGGGTGACGGAGAAGAAGGTCTCGCCGGGCGCCAGGTCCCAGTACTGGTGCTGCAGGACGATGGTCATCTCGTCCGGGTACTTGCCCAGCAGGTCGGCGGGGCCGGAGACCCCGGGCGCCTCGCTCTTGAAGGTGATGTAGAAATGGTGCGCCCCCGGCAGGCCGTCGGGAGCCGCGGCGCGCTTCAGGGCGGCCTTGACCACACCACGCAGCGCTTCCTGAGCCATCGCCTCGTAGTGCATCTGGTCTTGGGCCGGCGGGTCCTGAGCCATGGTGTCTCCGAGGGGCGATAGGTAACTTCACAAAGGGTAACGCCTCCCGGCGTCCGCGCAAGGCGGCAGGCGAGTCAAAACGCGCGCTGCGTCGTCGGCGCCACGCGCTTGGCGGACATGGCGGATGCCCCTATTGCGGAATCTGTCCGGGGGCCGCCGTCCAAGACCATGCTGTTTGCATCGCCGACCTTCCTGTTCGTCTTCCTGCCGCTGTGCCTGGCGGCCTATTTCGCCAGCCCGTCGACGCCGGCGAAGAACGCCGTCCTGCTGGCCGCCTCCCTGGTGTTCTACGCCTGGGGCGAGCCGGTCTTCGTCGTGCTGATGGCGGCCATGACTCTGGTGAACTACGCCGCGGCGCTCGCCATCGACGCCCGCGACGGCGCGGCGCGCAAGACCGCCCTGGCCCTGGCTGTGGCGATCAATCTCTCGACCCTGACGGTGTTCAAGTATGTGGGCCTGATCGCGGTCAGCGCCGGGCTGCCGGACCCACAGATCCCCCTGCCGCTGGGGATTTCCTTCTTCACCTTCCACGGCCTGTCCTACCTGATCGACACCTACCGGCGCCGCTTCCCCGCCAATCGCGATCCGGCCCAGGTGGCGCTCTACATCGCCCTGTTCCCGCAGCTGATCGCCGGGCCCATCGTCCGCTACAAGACCATCGCGCGCCGGCTCGCAAGCCGGCGCCACAGCCTGGGGCGGGCCTCGGCGGGCATGCGGCTGTTCATCATCGGTCTGGCGCAAAAGCTGCTGATCGCCGACCCCATCGCCCCCCTGGCCGACGCCGTCTTCGACCACGCCAAGGCGCCCGGACTGATCGAGGCCTGGCTGGGGGCCGGCGCCTACGCCCTGCAGATCTATTTCGACTTCGCCGGCTACTCGACCATGGCGATCGGTCTGGGCGTCATCTTCGGCTTCTCCCTGCCACGCAACTTCCGCACGCCCTATGCCTCGGCCTCGATCACCGAGTTCTGGCGGCGCTGGCACATCAGCCTGTCCACCTGGTTCCGCGACTATCTCTACATCCCGCTGGGGGGCAATCGCGGTCCGGCCTGGAAGACCTGGCGCAACCTGATCGTGGTCTTCCTGCTGTGCGGCCTCTGGCATGGGGCGGCCTGGACCTTCGTGCTCTGGGGCGCGTGGCATGGGGTCTTCCTGGTGATCGAGCGGGCCGGGCTGGGCCGCCTTCTGGCCAGGCTCCCGCGCATGATCGGCTGGGTCTATGCCTTGGCCGCTGTGACCCTCGGCTGGGTGCTGTTCCGCAGCCATGACCTCGGGCGCGTCCTCGACCTCTGGACCGGCATGGCCGGTCTGCGCGGGCTCGGCGGCCTGCAGGCCCAGACCGATGCGGCGCTGCAACCCCTGCATCTGTGGCTGGTCCCGCTGGCCGGCCTGCTGGCGGTGTTCGGCCTGCCCAGGGCCGTGCGCAGGCTCCAGGGCCTGGCCTGGGCCGATGCGGCGGGGATCGTGATCCTGCTGGCGCTCTGCCTGCTGAAGGTCGCCTGGGGCGCCTATAGCCCCTTCCTGTACTTCCGGTTCTAGGGGGCCGCCATGCTGATGACCCGCCCCCGCCGCTATCTGGTCCTCGCGGTCCTGGCCGTCCTGGTCGCGCCGGTGCTGGCCATGCCCTTCGCACCGTTCAAGACGGTGTCGCTGCAGGAGAACCGCCGCTTGGCGTCCGCGCCGACCATGCCGACCACGGCGAGCGAATGGCGCAAGCTGCCCCGCGTCCTCGACGCGTATCTCGCCGATCACTTCGGCTTCCGCGACCCCCTGATGCGCGCCGCCGCCAAGCTGCAACGCAAGCTGGGCGGGGAGGGGGCCGCCGCCGCCGCCGTCACCGGCCACAAGGGTCAGATGTTCCTGGTGGACGGCTTGCTGCGTTCCACCGGCCAGGATGTCGATCCCGCCCGCGCCGCCGACTACGCCGCCTTCGTCTGCGAGGCCATGAGCAAACTGCCCGGCGTGACCGTGGTGGCCAGCCTCGCCCCGTCGCCGGCCGAGATCGAGCCGGACCTGGCGCCCGACTGGGCGGGACCGGCCAAGTCCCCCACCGAGTACGACCTGATCCTTGCGGGCCTCGCCCAATGCGGCGTCACCGCCGTGGACCTGCGCCCCGTCCTGCGCGCCGCCCGCGCTGACGGACAGGCCTATCGCCAGCTCGATAGCCACTGGTCCTTGCGCGGGTCACTGATGGCCTACGGCCAGATCGTCGAGGCCATGGGGCAACCCGGCTGGCGCATCGATCCGCAGGCGCTGTCCTGGGCCACCGTCGCCCTCGACAACGGCGACCTGCCGCGTCTGGCCGGCCAGCCCCAGGCCATCGAGCAGGTGGAGGTCTATGACGCCACCGCCCTGCCGCCTGGCGTCGCCCGCGCGCCGATCCCAGGCCTGGAGGCGCGCTCAGCGCAGCCCTTCGTCATCGACACGGGTAAGCCCGGCCCCACGGTGCTGATTGTCGGCGACAGCTTCACCGCCGATCCCATGCCGCCCTATTTCGCCGCCCACGTCGGCAAACTCGCCTGGATCCACGAGGACCGCTGCACCTTCGACTGGCGGGTGATGGCGCAGGTGAAACCGGACTACGTGCTCTTCCTGCCCGCCGCGCGCGAAGCCGTCTGCGGCGGCGCCCGGCCCGCGCACTTCAACTGAGAAAACGAGGACGGGGGAAAGGTGGAGGGCTTCTGTTGCAAGGCGCCCTCCGGGCCCCGCCTAGCGCTGCTAAGACGCTAGGAGTTTAGGTCGAAATCTATCGGGTCGCTTACGCGGCCAAACGGACTTCTTCAGCGAAGTTATCGTTCGCATTTAGATAAAGGCCCGAAACGGTGGGCCAAGCCGGAAGAAAGCAACACCTTTAGACGTCTGTCGATGCTGATCGGCCCCGCACTTGCCCGCGATAACCGGGGGGAAGATTGGTGGAGCCGCCGGGAATCGCACCCGGGTCCAGTCCGCTTATTACGAGCGCGTTTATCCTCATAGTCGGGCCGAAACCCGACCCCGCACATATAGGCCCGATTGGTTCAGGATTGAAGAACCGATGGAAAAAACAGGTCTCCTGCGGCTCGCGATGCGTGAATGGGCGGGTGGGTTCGCGGACCACCACGGATTCTGCGTGAGCGGGTTAGGCGGAAAACGGCCTTCGCCCCTAGCCTTTGGGCATCACGTTTCGCCCTGTCCCGAGAGCCCGCCGATGCATCCCCTGCTCTACGCCGCCCGCCCCCTGGTCCTGGATTTCCTGGCCACCATCGTCTTCCTGGTCCTGGTGGCCCTGAAGGTCGATCCCACCATCGCCGCCACCGTCGCCATCGCCATCGGCGTGGGGCAGGTGGTGGTTCTCAAGATCATGAAGAGGCCCATCGCGCCGCTGCAGTGGCTGGGCCTTGGCCTGGTCCTGGTGTTCGGCACGGCCAGCCTGCTGACCCACGACATGCGCTTCCTGATGGTCAAGCCGACGGTGATCTATGTGCTGGTGGGCGCCTTCATGCTCAAGCGCGGCTGGATGCTGCGCTACATGCCGCCGATCGCCGCCGGTCACGGCGAGGATGTCATGGTCGCCTTCGGCTATGCCTGGGCTGGCCTGATGTTTGTGAGCGGCATCGTTAACGCCATCGTGGCGGTGGCCTTCACCGACCACTGGGTGGCCTTCATGGCGATCTTCCCCTTGGCCACCAAACTCACCCTGTTCGCGATCCAGTACGTGACCATGCGCACCATCGTGCGCCGCCGGATCATCGCCAGCCGTGAAATTCCCGAAGGCGCGGTGGCCTAGCGGGCGTGTCGCCTAGGCGAGGGCCCTGCCGGCCTGGGCCTTGGCGAGCAGGCCGGTGATCAGGATGTCCTTGTAGGACTTCAGGAGCGCGAAGGAGCGCTCCACCTGGGCCCGGTCGCCGGTGACCAGCAGCTCCATGGCCAGGCCGCGCATCGCCGCCATGTGCAGGCCCACCATGGCGTCGATGGCCTCGCGGTCCTCGATGCCGATCTCCTGGGCCAGCTCCCACATCCGGTGGCGGCGGTTCTGTTCGATGCTGTTGAACATGTCGGGCAGCTTGGCGGCCAGCACCTTGTCGGAGCGGGCGGCCATCATGATCTCGAGCTTGGCCATGGCCGGCTCCTGGATCAGCACCGTCCAGGTCGTCTCGGTGCGCGACATGAAATAGGCCAGCTTGTCATCGTCGTCGTTCAGGGCCGGCGGCTGGTGCGACCGCTCGTCGGCGCCGGAGGCGTAAGCGACCACCGCCAGCATCAGGTCCACCTTGGACGGGAACTGGTGCAGCATGCCGCCGCGGCTGACGCCGGCGGCCTCGGCGATGGTCGAGAGCGTGGTGGCCGAATAGCCGAGCCGGTTCAGGCAATCGACCGCGGCGTCGATCAGCCGGGCCCGCATGCTGGCCGTACGTTCGGCCTGGCTGCGCCGCGCCTCGGGGGCGATGACCGCCTTGTCGCCCATGTCAGTCGTCTCCCAGCCTCAATCCATCCTGCGGGCGTTCCGCCACGGGAGGCAAGGTGAAGAAAAGAGACGCCGACGCGTCTCGCGCGCCGGCGCCAGTGCCCAGACGATCTTTGCGACCGCTTGGGAGGACCTCTGTGATCTGTGAACTCCCGCGCCCGATATCGGAGCGCGGCGCCCATGCGAAACCGCACGGACGCCGGCGCCGAAGGTGAGCCATGACGCCTGCGGCATCCTGGAGGAGCCGCCGGCGCCGAGCCGTCTGAATGTCAAATTCGTCCAATTGAAAATTACTCAGCGCGGCCCGGCCCTGAAATTGGGCCGAGCAGCAAAATGGCGAAATCTATCAATCAACTAAAAGCAGGCTGGCGATGAATGGATCGCCTGTCGTTTCCAAATCCCCGTCTGGGCCGGTTCTGGCTCGGACCCTCGCGGGTCCGCGCCGATCAGCCTCGTCGTTGGCAGGAAAAGACACCCGGACTCACCGCGCGTCAACAAACAAACCGTCCAAGCGGTCTGTTTTTCACGAACCTGTGTGGTCGTCTGTCGCGCCGACGTTCCAGGTCCTGTTGACGACGGGCTTGACCCACAGTCGCGCGGCTGCGCCCGCCTCATACTCGGAGCCAGCAGGTTCCAGACCATCCATCACGTCGTCAGCCTCTGACTACAGGCCCAAAAAAGGGCGGCGGGGAATGAACTGCGGCGCCCTGGATATGATGGGCGCGGCTTTCATTCGATGATCCCCGCCCGTTAATGACTAATCTTTGTGCTTGAGGAACAGTACGTCGAACGCCGGCGACCACGTCTTGCCGTCGTCTTTCGACAACATCGCCGACTCCCGCACGCCCTTATTTTGGACCGTCCAGGTGATGCGTTGAATGACCGACTTACCATCCTGGAGGTGCACCTCGCCTTCGAGAACCAGCGCGCCGTCCTTGAAGTTGCCGACGATCACCATAATCGAACCGCGATTGGTGACCCAGGTCTGTTGCCATTGTTTGCGCACGGGATCGTAGCTTAGGATGCTGTCGCCAATGAGCCCATCGTTCTGCTCATAGAGCTCATGGATGGCGCACCCCTGGGCGATGGAATCGACGTGGGCGCGAGCCAGAGACGGGCCGCCCGGGGCTTCGGTCTCGAAGGTGTCCCAGTCGCCGATCCAGAAATCCAAGTGGTGGTATTCTGCGGCGGCACTGCAGTTTGGAGGAGCGGGCGCCGCGGGAGCAGGGGTCGCCCCAGCCCCGGAGGCGAAGGCGAGGCCAACCACTGCCAATACTTCCAATGCGGCCCGTAGATACTTTGATCGCTGCGTCTGGTTCATGGCGTTGTCGTTCTTATGTTGATGGCCTATTGGCCGGGGGATCAGTTTTTTGGATGATCTGCAGCAGGAAAGCGTAAGCCGTCGCCTCGTCAATGACTTCGAGACCACCCACGAGAATTCAACCGCATGGATCCTGATCGCCTCGATTGAATTCATGACGCAAATGTTGAAAAGCCCGAGAAATTCGACATGAGTATTATGAGCCAGACTCTTGGAGTTCGATTTTCCGGTGAAAACTGTCTCTATTCTATCTGTCTCATCTCAGAGGCGCACTCCAGTCTGGGGTCCACCCCGGTAAGCTGCCCCCGTTGTCCCCGCGACTAGAGCTTGACGTCTTTCGGATCGACGAACTTGCGGCCCGGAAGCGGCACGAGCATTGCCGCTTGACGCCGGTAGTTGCGATACTGGTCGCCGAACTGCTGAACCAGATCGCGCTCTTCCAACTGAATGCCGACCAGGATGTAGCCGGTGGTTACCACCGAGAACAGCAGATGCCCCACGGTCATCGTGGGCGTGGCCCAGACGGCGAGCAGGACGCCGAGCTGGATCGGATGGCGGACACGACGGTAGAAGAGGGGCGCGCGGAATTTCGGCTCCGGTTGCGCCTTGCCGAACAGGCGCGCGAAGACCTGACTAAGTCCGAACATCTCGAAATGGCTGAGCAGAAAGGTGCTGGCCACCAGGACGAACCAACCCAGCCAGAAGATGCCGTCGAGCGCCGCCACGGCGATCGGTTCGCGCGCCGCCCAGACAAGCGTGGGGATGGGCCGCCATTGCCAGTACAGGAGCATCAAGGCGAGACTGGTGACGAGCACATAGGTGCTGCGTTCGACCATGGGCGGCACGAACCGCGCCCACCAGCGCTTGAAGCCCTGGCGCGCCATCACACTGTGCTGAATCGTGAAAAGTCCGATCAGCATGATGTCGATGATCACGCTCGGAAGCAGAGGCCCCGCCATCCCTGAGTCGACCGACTTCGGAACGATGAGGTTCCCCATGAAACCAACGAGATAGAGTAGCGAAACGAGCGTGACGCCGTACGCGATGACGCCGTATATGACCGCAACAAGACCTGCCATTCGATTCCTCAGGGTTTTCAAAAACGTTGTGATTGCCGCATGAAGCGCGTCTGCCCACCTTCGACGGCTGCGGCGGAAACAGACAGTGGATCGCGCGGGCGATTATCGGACGTCCGTCAACCCGCCAAGACGCCGACCAGCCGGGGAGGGTCGAGATGCAGCAGTTGGTTGGAACTTCCAATGGCGCCCATTAATAGGGCGAATTGTGATTGGGCGAATGATCGCCTGACCGGATCAACCGACGGTTCGTCCAAGCCTGAGGGTGGCCACCGTGATTGATCCGCTTTCGGAGGTGCTTCGGTCGGTTCGCCTGACGGGCGGCATTTTCCTCGACGCACAATTCACGACGCCATGGTGCGTGCGCACCAACATCCTTGCCGAGGATTGCGCGGGTTTCCTAGTCAAGCCGGCGCTTCTGATCGCCTACCACTTCGTGATCGCTGGAGGACTGCTGCTCAGCGTCGATGAGGAACCCACTATCGAGGTGCGAGCCGGCGAGATCGTGCTCCTGCCCAGGAATGACGTCCACACGCTGGCCAGCACATCGGGCCTCGCGCCAACGAGCGCGCGTAGTCTTATCCAACCGTCGGCGGATGGCGGACTGGCGCGAGTTCTGTATGGCGGCGGCGGCGAGGCGACGCACATTGTGTGTGGCTTTCTCGGCAGCGAGGAAACTTACAATCCGTTGATCGCCGCCCTGCCAAGAGTGCTGAAACTCGACATCACCGAGGGTGTATCGCGGGACTGGGTCGAAGCCTCGGTGCGATATGCCGCCAGCGAACTGACGACTGGCAAACTCGCTTCCTCGGGCCTGATGTCGCGGCTCTCCGAAACGCTCTTCGTCGAGGCGATGCGCCAATACTCCGTGACGCTCACCGGGCAGGCTGGGGGATGGTTGAAGGGAGTCGCCGATCCGCAGATCGGTCGCGCCCTGGCCGCGATACATCACAACATCCGGTCGCCCTGGTCGACGGACTCTCTGGCCAGGGAAGCCTCTATGTCGCGTAGCGCGTTCGTTGATCGCTTCACGGCGCTGATCGGC
The sequence above is drawn from the Phenylobacterium glaciei genome and encodes:
- a CDS encoding SspB family protein; this encodes MAQDPPAQDQMHYEAMAQEALRGVVKAALKRAAAPDGLPGAHHFYITFKSEAPGVSGPADLLGKYPDEMTIVLQHQYWDLAPGETFFSVTLKFGGQPKRLSVPYAAVTRFYDPSVQFLLSFEPTPVAGEVRAPAAEKAAPATDAADVDPEAANVVSLDQFRKK
- the mddA gene encoding methanethiol S-methyltransferase, whose protein sequence is MAGLVAVIYGVIAYGVTLVSLLYLVGFMGNLIVPKSVDSGMAGPLLPSVIIDIMLIGLFTIQHSVMARQGFKRWWARFVPPMVERSTYVLVTSLALMLLYWQWRPIPTLVWAAREPIAVAALDGIFWLGWFVLVASTFLLSHFEMFGLSQVFARLFGKAQPEPKFRAPLFYRRVRHPIQLGVLLAVWATPTMTVGHLLFSVVTTGYILVGIQLEERDLVQQFGDQYRNYRRQAAMLVPLPGRKFVDPKDVKL
- a CDS encoding inner membrane-spanning protein YciB encodes the protein MHPLLYAARPLVLDFLATIVFLVLVALKVDPTIAATVAIAIGVGQVVVLKIMKRPIAPLQWLGLGLVLVFGTASLLTHDMRFLMVKPTVIYVLVGAFMLKRGWMLRYMPPIAAGHGEDVMVAFGYAWAGLMFVSGIVNAIVAVAFTDHWVAFMAIFPLATKLTLFAIQYVTMRTIVRRRIIASREIPEGAVA
- a CDS encoding PaaI family thioesterase encodes the protein MTDVAAPEALTDEAILARFLRSKNQPTGSQTLGFRMVAVSQAEKSVEVAFEARAELLLNPMKQIQGGYLCAMLDEAMSTACMVASGMTHVAPTAEMKTTFFRPAMPGVLKGIGRVAKWGRTIAFTEGELYDADGRLVAKATGTAVPTPFQSYKK
- a CDS encoding alginate O-acetyltransferase AlgX-related protein yields the protein MLMTRPRRYLVLAVLAVLVAPVLAMPFAPFKTVSLQENRRLASAPTMPTTASEWRKLPRVLDAYLADHFGFRDPLMRAAAKLQRKLGGEGAAAAAVTGHKGQMFLVDGLLRSTGQDVDPARAADYAAFVCEAMSKLPGVTVVASLAPSPAEIEPDLAPDWAGPAKSPTEYDLILAGLAQCGVTAVDLRPVLRAARADGQAYRQLDSHWSLRGSLMAYGQIVEAMGQPGWRIDPQALSWATVALDNGDLPRLAGQPQAIEQVEVYDATALPPGVARAPIPGLEARSAQPFVIDTGKPGPTVLIVGDSFTADPMPPYFAAHVGKLAWIHEDRCTFDWRVMAQVKPDYVLFLPAAREAVCGGARPAHFN
- a CDS encoding AraC family transcriptional regulator; translation: MATVIDPLSEVLRSVRLTGGIFLDAQFTTPWCVRTNILAEDCAGFLVKPALLIAYHFVIAGGLLLSVDEEPTIEVRAGEIVLLPRNDVHTLASTSGLAPTSARSLIQPSADGGLARVLYGGGGEATHIVCGFLGSEETYNPLIAALPRVLKLDITEGVSRDWVEASVRYAASELTTGKLASSGLMSRLSETLFVEAMRQYSVTLTGQAGGWLKGVADPQIGRALAAIHHNIRSPWSTDSLAREASMSRSAFVDRFTALIGMPPIRYLTNWRLQTAKRRLRETRKTIAQIAEEVGYGSDEAFSRAFKRELGSTPSKWRDQQSVDERPAKR
- a CDS encoding MBOAT family O-acyltransferase codes for the protein MLFASPTFLFVFLPLCLAAYFASPSTPAKNAVLLAASLVFYAWGEPVFVVLMAAMTLVNYAAALAIDARDGAARKTALALAVAINLSTLTVFKYVGLIAVSAGLPDPQIPLPLGISFFTFHGLSYLIDTYRRRFPANRDPAQVALYIALFPQLIAGPIVRYKTIARRLASRRHSLGRASAGMRLFIIGLAQKLLIADPIAPLADAVFDHAKAPGLIEAWLGAGAYALQIYFDFAGYSTMAIGLGVIFGFSLPRNFRTPYASASITEFWRRWHISLSTWFRDYLYIPLGGNRGPAWKTWRNLIVVFLLCGLWHGAAWTFVLWGAWHGVFLVIERAGLGRLLARLPRMIGWVYALAAVTLGWVLFRSHDLGRVLDLWTGMAGLRGLGGLQAQTDAALQPLHLWLVPLAGLLAVFGLPRAVRRLQGLAWADAAGIVILLALCLLKVAWGAYSPFLYFRF
- a CDS encoding TetR/AcrR family transcriptional regulator; the protein is MGDKAVIAPEARRSQAERTASMRARLIDAAVDCLNRLGYSATTLSTIAEAAGVSRGGMLHQFPSKVDLMLAVVAYASGADERSHQPPALNDDDDKLAYFMSRTETTWTVLIQEPAMAKLEIMMAARSDKVLAAKLPDMFNSIEQNRRHRMWELAQEIGIEDREAIDAMVGLHMAAMRGLAMELLVTGDRAQVERSFALLKSYKDILITGLLAKAQAGRALA